In Nyctibius grandis isolate bNycGra1 chromosome 13, bNycGra1.pri, whole genome shotgun sequence, the sequence GCCCTAAAGCTGGAGCCAGAGCTCTGACAGATGCGTCTGTGCCTCTCCCACCGGCCTCTGCtcagggcagctgcctgccagcaCCATCGTTTGCTGATGCTAATTATTGCCATTGCTGCCGATTGACATCAGACCACTGCATGGATCCGAAAAGACAATGTCTAGATCCATCTGAAGTCCCTGTTTATTTACAGTCCCATCAAAAGTTttaggttcaacaagaacaagtgccaggtcttacactttggccacaacaaccccctgcagtgctacaggctgggggaagagtggttagaaagagacctgtgggtgctgatcaacagccggctgaaaatgagccagcagtgtgcccaggtggccaagaaggccaatggcatcctggcctctatcaggaatagtgtagccagctggtctggggaagtgattgtccctctgtactcggcactggtgaggccgcaccttgaatcctgtgtccagttctgggccccacacttcgagagagatgttgaggtgctggagcgagtccagaggagggcgaccaagctggggaagggtctggagggtctgacctccaaggaacagctgagggagctgggggtgtttagcccggagaagaggaggctcagaggtgaccttagtgcagtctacaactacctgaagggaggttgtagcgcagtgggagttgcTCCCAGGCAATTAGCGATAGGACACAGtctcaagcttggccaggggagggtcaggttggccattaggaagcatttctcctcagcaagggtcgttagccattggaaggggctgcccagggaggtggtggagtcaccatctctgaaggggtttaagaaaagcctggacatggcacttagtgccctggtctagttgccatggtggtgtcagggcgatggttgaactcgatgagcccagagggctcttccaacctgggtgattctgtgaaaaacgCTTGTAGACATATCAGAGCGCACCAGTTTGATGGGAGTTTGAGAGAAAACTATAAGCAATGAAAGTGGTCCTGATAAACCCCAGGCAGCCGAAGCAGGTCTCTGCTTTAGCAATAAAGAGATTAATGCTCCAGAGCTCAATTGCAACATCACTGTAATTGTGGCATCACCTTAGGGGTGGCAGGGTATGAAATCCTGCTGTGCTGTGTGGAAGATGCCCAGGATCGCTGTCTGTAAGCAGGGTCTGGCTCTGCACCCTTCCCAACACGTGCACACCATCTCACATATACACCTGCACACACAGCTACACACAACTTACTCTTCTGTACTGAAGCACATTTACTCCACGTGGGGAAATACTGGGAAGTTTTTGGCTTTACAGCATCTGTTTCTACTCCCTACAGAAACTCTCTACCCGCCTTAATCGCCCCATGAGCGAAGAGACTCAGCCGAAATGGAGAACAACGCATCCTCCGGGAACTGCACCGATCCCCAGATGTCCTTCCAGTCCACCCTGTACGCAACCACATACACCATCATATTCATCCCCGGCCTCCTGGCCAACAGCGCTGCCCTGTGGGTCTTGTGTCGCTTCATCAGCAAGAAGAGCAAAGCCGTCATCTTCATGATCAACCTGGCCGTGGCCGACCTGGCTCACGTCCTCTCGCTGCCCTTACGGATGTATTACTACATGAACCACACCTGGCCCTTCGGCAGTTTTCTTTGCCAGGTGTGCTTCTACCTGAAGTATCTCAACATGTACGCCAGCATTTGCTTCCTCACCTGCATCAGCATCCAGCGgtacctcttcctcctccaccccttCAAGGCCAAGGACTGGAAGCGGCGGTACGACGCGGCCATCAGCGCTGCTGTCTGGCTCTTCGTCGGGGCGGCGTGCTTGCCCCTGCCCGTAGTGAGGAGCCCAGCCCTGTCCAACAGCACAAACACGTGCTTCTCGGACCTGGGGGTGAAGCAGCTGAGCCCGGGAGCCTCCATCGCGCTGGTGACGGTGGCGGAGCTGTTTGGGTTTGTCATCCCCTTCGGCATCATCGCCTGCTGCACTTGGAAGATGTGGCAGTCCCTGCGGGAGTGCCCGACGCAGCCGCAGAACACCAGCGAGAAGCAGAAGGCCTTGCGCATGGTCTTGATGTGCGCGGCTGTCTTCTTCATCTGCTTCACCCCCTACCACATCAACTTCCCTTTCTTCATGATGGTGATAGAGAACCTCATCCAGGACTGTGCTGTTCACAGGAGCACACTCCGCTTCCACCCCATCTCCCTCTGCCTGGCGAGCCTCAACTGCTGCCTGGATCCGGTCCTCTACTACTTCATGACCTCCGAGTTCCAGGACCAGCTGCTGCGCCACAGCTGTGCCGCCCTGCGGGCTCGGTTCACACGCCACGGGAGCAGCCTCTCCGTCACCGAAACCGGCCATGACATTCGTATGAAGAGAAGAACTCTTCCACGCTTTAAGTTTTGGTCTCTTCCCAAGTTCTTTGGCCGAATAAACAGCATGGAGATCCCACCCATGCCACCTGACAAGCTTCTGCTGGAGTCCATCTCCT encodes:
- the LOC137669721 gene encoding putative P2Y purinoceptor 10, yielding MENNASSGNCTDPQMSFQSTLYATTYTIIFIPGLLANSAALWVLCRFISKKSKAVIFMINLAVADLAHVLSLPLRMYYYMNHTWPFGSFLCQVCFYLKYLNMYASICFLTCISIQRYLFLLHPFKAKDWKRRYDAAISAAVWLFVGAACLPLPVVRSPALSNSTNTCFSDLGVKQLSPGASIALVTVAELFGFVIPFGIIACCTWKMWQSLRECPTQPQNTSEKQKALRMVLMCAAVFFICFTPYHINFPFFMMVIENLIQDCAVHRSTLRFHPISLCLASLNCCLDPVLYYFMTSEFQDQLLRHSCAALRARFTRHGSSLSVTETGHDIRMKRRTLPRFKFWSLPKFFGRINSMEIPPMPPDKLLLESIS